The region ACGGTCGGTTCTCTCGGCGACCCGTACTTCAACATATTGCCTGGCATCGGAGAGGTGACCAGTACCTGGAAGCTGCATCCGCCCGAAACCCTCGACCTGCCGCCTTGGGAGGCTTCGCCTAAGGAGGCTTCCGATGTTGTAGAAGCCGCCGGTATTCAGCTGGGTGCGGCCATGGTCGGGATTACCGCCATCGACGAGAGATGGTTGAACAAGGGTGTATCCATCAGCTCCGAGGTCGATGAGATCACCAGTAGTGGGATGGGCGCGATCCTCCCGGAGCGGATGAAGTACATCATCTGCCTCTTGGGTGTCTGCCCACAGAACCTCGTCGACCGCAATCTGACCGAACTCGGTGCCGCCGGCGACCGGGCCGGGTACGAGGCGGCCTTCATGGCCTTCGTGCGGATGTCGCGGTTCATCAAGGGCCTGGGCTACGAAGCGTTCGACCTGCAGAACGTCGCTCCCGTGGTTCCCTTCGCCATCACCGCGGGGCTCGGCGAGTTAGGCCGCATGAACCGGATGGTCAATCCCATATTCGGCGGCAACGTCCGGATCGGCGCCGTTCTGACCGATCTCCCCCTGGCCGTGGACAAGCCCATCGATTTCGGTCTGCAGGCGTTCTGCACCGAATGCAAGAAGTGCGCGACGTCCTGCCCGACCAAGGCGATCAGCGACTCGGAACACCCCTACTGGGAGCCCGTCAATCAGTGGCAGGCATCGGGGAAAAAGGCCTACTTCGAAAACAACGAAGCCTGCTTCAAGTTCCAGACCGCCAAGGACATCTACTGCTCGACCTGCATGTCCGTGTGCCCGTGGAGCAAACAGGATAGAACGGGTTTGCACGAGCTAGCTCACATCATGGCGGCCAAGCTTCCGGGCAGGCTGCCGGGCATCGGCAAGCTATTGGTGAAGCTCGACGATCTCTTCGGGTACGGCCGGGTCAGAGAGCGCAAGCAGATCGCTCGCTGGTGGGATTTCAAGAAACCGATCCGGGGAGTGAACTCCCGACAGGGAAAAAGGCGATAGAAGCTGAGACAGGAAGCGATGCTCGGCTGCAACACCCAGAACCGCGTGCTCGAGCAAGGGCGGCCGGTCTCGGTTGCGATCGGACCCTGAATTCACGGGCACGGAGGATCCGACGACTCAGCCACTCATCCGAGTCCATGCACTAACGCCGCGGACTGAGCGATCGAGTCATTCCTCGGGGGACTGCATTGCGACCCGGCTGTGGACGGCCGGGTCGCGCGAGAGTAGTTGCGGAAGGAACAGGAGCGTCGCGGCGTAGCAGGTGACCATGGAGCCGCAGAGAAGCAGGCCCAGGCTGCGGTCGGGCTTGAGCGACGAGAAGGCGAGCACCGCCAGCCCCAGGGCGAGGACGAGCGCGTTCCAGCGGATCGCGCGGCCGACGCTCGCCAGCGTCGCGCCCAACGCCTCGGGATGGTTGGGAGTGCGCGCCCTTTCAAGGCGGTATCCGTGCGCGAAGTGGATCGCGAAGTCGACGGCCACTCCGATCGTCACCGCCGCGAACATGCTGGTGGCGATGCCGAGGGGCATGCCCGCATGCCCCATGCACCCCAGCAGCGCGGGTAGGCCAATGCCCAGCGGAACGAAGGCGATCAACGCGAGGCGCAGACTGCGGAAGAAGAGCAGAAGCAGGACCGCGACGCCGAGCGCGGTCCAGGCCACAGAGCGCACCATGTTCCATACGATCTCGTCGACGACCGCGCTCGCAACGGGCAGATCACCGCTGAAGTGCACACTCACGCCCGAACCCGCAAGCTGCGCTGGGAGCGAGCGCTCCAGGTAGTCGCGCAACTCCTCCGCCCGCTCGTAGCTGGCGTCTCTTACGAAGAGACGCACGCGCGCGCTCGATCCATTGGAACTGAGCACCTGATCGAGGTCGGTGCGCCGCGACACGTTGGCTAGCAGGCGCGCGATCTCGGCGATGCGCTCGGGGGGGAGATCGAACACGGATCCGCTCTCCCCCCAGGCGTCCGCGACGATCTGGTAGGCCAGGACATGGCTCAACGCGCCACCCACGTGCGGGCCCGCACCGCCGATTCGCGCCGCGGAATCGGCCAGCCGCAGGCCGTCGGCGCGCATGAAGTACAGGGGCTCGGGGCTCTCGAGCACCACGTCGAAGCGATACGATCCCCAGAACGAGTCATTGAGTTCGCGCTCGGCGGACACCAGGTCGGATTCGGGATCGAAGTTTTCGACCCAGGAATCCTGAACGGAGAGCGACCCGAGACCGGTCGCCGCACCAGCCGCGAGCAGGAGTCCGGCAAGCGCTGCGGCGCCGCCGTGCCCGATCAGCAAGCGCGCGGTGATGCCGGTTTCGCGGCTCGCATGGCGAAGCCGGCGAGTTCCGGGCTCACGAAACCACGACGGCGGCAAGAGAACGACCGTAGCGGGCACGAGCGTGAAGCTGAAGGCCATGGCGAGCAGAACGCCGATCGCGGCGAAGACACCGAAGTGACGCAGTGGAGCCAGAGAGGCGGTCGCAAAGGACATGAAGGCGACGGAAGTTGTAAGCGAGGTGAGTACGATCGGACGGCCGACACGGCGCAGCGCAGCGCGCATGGCCGCTCGCACGCGCGCGCGATTCGGCTCTGACGCGGCGTCATCGGCGCCGAGATGCGCGCGCACGCGTTCGAGCAGATGGATCTCGTCGGTCACTGCAACGGTCATCAACAAGACGGGAAGGATGGTCGTGACCAGCGTGATGGGAATCCCCAGGTGGCCCATCGCGCCGAGCGTACACAGCAGCACGACCAGAACTTCCACCATGGGCACCAGCACGCCGGCCACGCTGCGCAGACACGCGAACAGAAGCACGGCCATCACGGCGACCATCAACGGCACGAGTCGGGCCAGGTCGGCCAGGACCGCCTGACCCAACAGGACCTCCGCCGTGACCGGTCCGGTCAATCGCAAGTCGAACGTCGACGCCTGCACCTCGAGTGCGCGCTGGGTGTCGGCAACCAGCTTGGAGCGACTGGCGTCGCGCAGCGTCGGCACGTACACGACTGCGGCCTGCCCTCCCGGAGCCAGGAAGAGACCCGAGCCCAGCGGCGAGGCGGCTACACGCGCGAGCAAGGCCTCGTGCGCGACCGGACTGGTCGGGATCTCGTCGAGAAAATCCGGGGTCTGGATGACCGGAATCTCGGGCCTTGGATCGATCAGGGTCGCCAGGGAGCGCACGCGCCGCGCGTACACCCCGGGGACCGCCTCGAGAGAGCGATGCAATTGCTCCAGAAAGCGCAGACCTTCCGGAGACGATACGGGCGGGCCGCCCGGGCGGGCGCTGACCAGGACCATGACCTGATCCGACTCGAAGAACGTGCGCTGGTCGGCGCTGTCCGCCTGGACCACCGGATTGTTCGCCGGGTGTAGCGCAGCACCGTCACTGCGGATCTCGAGACGCAATAACCCGGCACCCAGAAACAGGGTGAGCAGGCTGCACGCGACCAGCCAGCGCACTGGCCGGTCGAGGACGGATTCGATCGCTAAGTCAGTCAGCCCTGTACGTCGCCTGGATCCTGGTGCGGCGCAGCCACACGATCCCGAGCAAGAGCAGAGAACCACCGAGCAGGAGCAGGCTCCCCCTCGGCAGGACCGGCACACTCGGGGGTGCGAACAGAACGGCGAACTGCCCCGGCGGTCCAGGCGCCTGCGGATTCGGGTTCTGCATGTTCACATTGCCGTTCAAGAACACGGGGCCGGCGGGGAATGTGAGCGGCTCGAAGCGGAACTGGAAGTCGAGCGGAAGGTCCGGAACGGTCAGGCTTCCCGCCGGCAGTGGAACGAGCACGCTGGGCGTGAGCTCCATCTGCCCGATTGGCTGCACACCGTCTTCGGTGATGAACACCTGCCAGTCCGTGGGTCCACCGCCGATCGTCACCGTGATCGGACTCGCGCTCGTGAGCGACAGTTCGACGATCTCGATCGGGATGGTGTCGGCCACGCCGACCCCCCCGGGGAAAGTCGCGTCCGCGAGGCGACGCACACAGGTGTCTGGGACGGGCGCGTGTAGCGGCACCTGCGAGACCGCGTGGATGCTGCCGGCCGGAACGGGGTCGCCGTGTATGTCGACGAAGACCACGTCGGTCTGCGGAACGCCGGGGCAGGCACAGTTGGCTTCTTCCACCGGGTCGAGGGGAACTCCCACGACGTCGATCAGCTGGGCCGGAACCGGGTCCGATCCGGGAGCGAAGAAACCCGCCGGCAGCGCCGGGAGTGCAGCCTTGGTGCCCGCCTCCGTTTGCCAGCAATCGGTCTCGGCAATCACCTGGCTGGCCGCCGGGTTGCTCAAGAGGACC is a window of bacterium DNA encoding:
- a CDS encoding MMPL family transporter; translation: MRWLVACSLLTLFLGAGLLRLEIRSDGAALHPANNPVVQADSADQRTFFESDQVMVLVSARPGGPPVSSPEGLRFLEQLHRSLEAVPGVYARRVRSLATLIDPRPEIPVIQTPDFLDEIPTSPVAHEALLARVAASPLGSGLFLAPGGQAAVVYVPTLRDASRSKLVADTQRALEVQASTFDLRLTGPVTAEVLLGQAVLADLARLVPLMVAVMAVLLFACLRSVAGVLVPMVEVLVVLLCTLGAMGHLGIPITLVTTILPVLLMTVAVTDEIHLLERVRAHLGADDAASEPNRARVRAAMRAALRRVGRPIVLTSLTTSVAFMSFATASLAPLRHFGVFAAIGVLLAMAFSFTLVPATVVLLPPSWFREPGTRRLRHASRETGITARLLIGHGGAAALAGLLLAAGAATGLGSLSVQDSWVENFDPESDLVSAERELNDSFWGSYRFDVVLESPEPLYFMRADGLRLADSAARIGGAGPHVGGALSHVLAYQIVADAWGESGSVFDLPPERIAEIARLLANVSRRTDLDQVLSSNGSSARVRLFVRDASYERAEELRDYLERSLPAQLAGSGVSVHFSGDLPVASAVVDEIVWNMVRSVAWTALGVAVLLLLFFRSLRLALIAFVPLGIGLPALLGCMGHAGMPLGIATSMFAAVTIGVAVDFAIHFAHGYRLERARTPNHPEALGATLASVGRAIRWNALVLALGLAVLAFSSLKPDRSLGLLLCGSMVTCYAATLLFLPQLLSRDPAVHSRVAMQSPEE
- a CDS encoding reductive dehalogenase, which encodes MPDDRNVIYRDQKKRYPWWVKTVDEITTETDDSRSSKPDVHRIAHTLLFESDTIPKYEEKSKQFVARGVSANIAGRTLPDLALHYAANTYMHATVGSLGDPYFNILPGIGEVTSTWKLHPPETLDLPPWEASPKEASDVVEAAGIQLGAAMVGITAIDERWLNKGVSISSEVDEITSSGMGAILPERMKYIICLLGVCPQNLVDRNLTELGAAGDRAGYEAAFMAFVRMSRFIKGLGYEAFDLQNVAPVVPFAITAGLGELGRMNRMVNPIFGGNVRIGAVLTDLPLAVDKPIDFGLQAFCTECKKCATSCPTKAISDSEHPYWEPVNQWQASGKKAYFENNEACFKFQTAKDIYCSTCMSVCPWSKQDRTGLHELAHIMAAKLPGRLPGIGKLLVKLDDLFGYGRVRERKQIARWWDFKKPIRGVNSRQGKRR